DNA sequence from the Cucumis melo cultivar AY chromosome 6, USDA_Cmelo_AY_1.0, whole genome shotgun sequence genome:
TGAGCAGCAAACATCAGATGTATCAACCATGGAACTTAAAGTTTCCTGTCTAAATCAGGTAAATCTCTTGCTCATGTTTCATTAGGGAATTAAGCTAATGGTATCAAAGGAAAAATTAAGCCTATTTTTATTTTAGCAACTTCTTACATGTCAAACATATACGGATAAAGAAGGCCTCAGGCAGCAGCAGCTACTGGCATTGATCCCAAGGCATCATAAGCACTATATTTTACCGAGTAAGGATATCAACTACCCTTCCGTTTTAGCCTCTATCTGCTATGGTAGCAGCTGGCAAGTGAATTTTAACTTCTCTCTCTGTCTCTCTCTCATTTAACCTTTTCCTAAACAACTAGATTCTGTCAGTAAGAAGGTACATTTTAGTCCACACATACAAACTGATGCTAGGCAGCAACCCTTTCAAGCAAGAGGTCGTCTTCAGCCCTCAGGTATCTGGTTTATAGTTGAGATGAGACATTTAGTTAATCTATTTTTGTTATTAGTTCATTACTATGATTTATATATTGGTGCAACATGCTTGATTTAGTTTCTATTacctttattttttaaattgaaaggAAATTTAGTTTCTGCTATCAGTTCAACATCCTGCTCAAGTATTGGTTTGAgcttgtctttttctttttcattctagGCATTGCTGCATCTAAGACACTTTCATGGCATTTAGCCTCAGAGACAAAGTCAACACTGAAAGGTGGTTCACATTCTTTAAACAGGTAAGTAGAGAGAATTTCAAGCATGGTTTCAATTCTGTGTATTCCCCTTAATTCATGGTACTTTCTTTTGCATCATTATGCAGCAACGAGGAtcaaaaaattgcagaaaaaactTCTGGAACTTTCCATCTTATAGGTACATAAAAATAGAACTAGTACTGCCATGTTGAAAACTGGTGCCATTTATGTGATTGAATCTTTCTCTTGAAATGATTATCCTTACCTTATCATTGAGCATGACCTCGCAGATAATGATGCCGCTATCCGTCCGAGATATTCTGCTGGTCACAGTCAGCCATCAAATGGATTTCCTGCTTCCAGTGCAATTTTGCAATCCCTAGGTGGTGCACACAGGGTAATGTTAAAATTGACCAGAATACAGGCATTCCCAAATCCCAATTTTCTTATGAGCTCATGCATCATAATTAGGTGATAAACCTTTCTACATGGGCGTCGTTGGATTGGTTTCTTCAGCCTATCCATTGTTTTATGattattcatttttttcatctttttaatGGAAGAGTTTTTTTAGGTCCATTTTGTTTGGATAACGTAACATGCAAATACCTTTTATACCATTGCGTTATGAACTACTAGAACAGTTTCACTTCCTGTCTTGTGTACACACCGTAATCTCTAGAATATCGCTTTTGCATATTTTGCTGAGTATTCATAGGGACTTGTATTCTTGTGGGCACAGTTGGTTGCTTGAGACAACGAACGCTATAGTCTTCTAATAGACTGTTCCATTCCAAGCATTGGTTGTTTCTAAGAAAAATGTCAATCTCACAGCCTATGTTTTACAGGAGGCATTCGAGGGTTCCAAACATTTGACAGCATTCAGGTCGTTTGATGCCCCCAGTCGACATGAAAGAGTACACGTCCCGACTCGCAGCAAAAGTGTGCTATCTGCTTTCTTCGTAAAACAGAAAACACCAAAACTGAAGGCAGGCTCCGTCTCGTAAATTCTTCAACAAAAAATGACCAGCAATAACCTCAACTGTCATGGCGCAAATTCTACATGTATTGTATCTTCCTCCACTCCTCCATTTTATTCTCTTTTATGTgcaataaataatgaaaatcGGTACATAAAAGCAATAAGGGATTTAGGGAAGATGGTAGACAACAGGTGTCTATACGTCGATTCTTGCTCAATATGATGATTGATAGGTTAATTTCTCTGGACGGTTCATTTTCTGTACTGTTACTTGTGCCTAATTGATTGCTTACATTCACAACCCTGTTCTCATTGTGGCTAAGGATTCCAATGGTCTTTAGAGAAATAGTTATGTAATGGTGATATGATAATTGATGAGTTTTATTCTACAAATAGAAAATCTGGTCCCCATAGAAAGGAATTAAAAAACTAGGGTTCAATACTTAAAAGCCTTGCCTTGAAACTTGGTATAGAATATTACGTCTTATCTAGTTGAATTATGTTCAGGTTGACAATTCTATGAAAATATTTGATTCTTAATAAACATTACATGCTAATCATTAGCTTAAGTTGTCAGAAATAAACTTAgctcaatttgtttttttttcctaccCAACATAAAACCTGAAGATTTATGTACAAGTCCATGTATGTCTTATGATTCATGTATGAGTTTATGTTAGTTGAGTTATGTTAATGTTAGTAAGTTTGTGTTATCGGCCTTACGTTGCCAAATCCTAACCAATTAGATAACCTTTGTTTAAAAATTGTTGGAAGATAAGAAGGGTAAGGGGCttgttaaattaatatttgtgcAATTGAATCTAAAATTGTCACCACAcgatttataatataatatttaaaatgaaGAATCAATATAGCTTCTTTCTATGCATTGGAGATTGGGGCTTCATTATCTTGAATTTTTATTCCTGTTTCCCGTGTAGCTTCCTTTTTGTTCTATTCTGTCAGGGTAAATAAAAggttcattttgatcttatattaTTCTTGTAGCGTGAGAATCAAATTAACTTTGAGATAGCTTTCATATGAATATGATTTCTCAACTTTTTCCGCCATGCCAAATTGTCAATCCTTATAATTCTGTATATTATAAGGTTTTACAACCCATCTCTATCCTGGAATTTTGTGTGGACTTATCACCTATAATTAGGAGGGGAATCATATGTTATTCTGAATTTTTATTCAATAACAGAAATCTACattatctttttttaaagaaacattCTTTTGAAAAAGTGTTTCAATTGTTAAAGAAAGAAACTTTGTACGAATATGGAcaaacaaatattattttaataaataaaaaaaaaattaatgagaTGTATGAAATTAGTAACTATTGGTTGCTGATGAAATTTGTTGCTCAATTTTCAAACATATCTTAGATAACTTCGGCCCTTACTAGTAATATCACATAAATTAGGGCGTGCGTGTGGTTTTACTACTATTAATAAGATAACTCGTGATGCTGCTTCTAAGAGGtgcatcaattattattattattttaaaaatatggaATAGGACATTATTCAATTTTCATCCTTATCATAATTCTACTATGGGAACTTTACTTACATACAAAGAGACTTAACATAGTACTTTATCCCTTTGCAACTTATACTAAATCCTCACGcaattatttcaaaataaatttatcagTTGAATCTCTTCTAAACGTATCTATTTTGCAGGCCATTTCaatgaaatattaatattatatatgtatgtatatataaccTAGCTTATAATTTAGTCATTCCAAATGAGATTGGTGATATATAGAAgggaagaaattaaaataaggGATAAAAGGAATTTGGCGTTCCACGTATTATTAGCCATATTATTATAATGGTGAAAAGAGCAAGAATTCAACTCACATCAAGTTTTTGTCACCTCTTGGTTGGAGGTGAAATGACCTAGGATAGGATTTGagttgtttttaatttaaaattttgtcacCCTAAGATTAAGAAGTCAATTCTTTATTTGAACTCGATGGATCAATTTATGAGGAAGTCATCCTTATTAGATATTCTATTTGTTGTCTCTTTATCGAAAGATAAAAGAAATTCGTGACTATATTCTTTGGCGTTGTAAGATAGGGAGAtccatttgaaattttttcttCCAAACTTTTAGTTTATCCACCTCGTGAGATTCTGTGAGGGAGCAAAATGGTGAGTGTGTTTAGATAGTGGAAACTAGAGAGGTTGCCAGTAATCTTTGGTCCTTTGTTCATTTAAAAGTTGCTTATTTCAATGAAGTTATATAATTATTCTATAGACACTATATTACTTAAACATTCAAGCTCATTTTTGTACACTTTTGCGTTTGTATTCTTTCCTTTCTTGTCTCAAATGAAAGTTGTTTTCACACACATATactttaaatcttaaattttcatAACAAGTTAAACATCTACTAAGACAAACACATAAGGGTTATTAGAAGTCACATTCATACAAGTTGTTAAGTTTTTGCCCCTCCATTTAGACAACAAGAGAGTAACAtcaaataaaaagttaaaactaaaagttaaaaaagcTTTGTATTTATGTGTTCAACATTTTATGCAGTCAATTTCCCCATTCACCCTATAAAACCACACTCCATTTTGTTGCTCTCACTTCAAAACCAACTAAAACAAAGCTCATTCCATTGCCACCCTTAATCTTCCAccggaaaaaaaaaatggagttCCGCCTCCGAGCTCTCCTCTGCTTCATGGTCATTTTAACACTAATGGCGAAATCCAATGGTGGAAAGATAGCGATTTATTGGGGTCAAAATGGAAATGAGGGCACTTTGGCAGACACTTGTGCCACCGGAAACTACCAAATTGTAATCCTAGCTTTTCTAGCCG
Encoded proteins:
- the LOC103483232 gene encoding protein ABIL1, whose product is MELDHQLRPDNPAAMTFDEASMERSKSFVKALQELKNLRPQLYSAAEYCEKTYLHSEQKQMVVDNLKDYAVRALVNAVDHLGTVAYKLTELLEQQTSDVSTMELKVSCLNQQLLTCQTYTDKEGLRQQQLLALIPRHHKHYILPNSVSKKVHFSPHIQTDARQQPFQARGRLQPSGIAASKTLSWHLASETKSTLKGGSHSLNSNEDQKIAEKTSGTFHLIDNDAAIRPRYSAGHSQPSNGFPASSAILQSLGGAHREAFEGSKHLTAFRSFDAPSRHERVHVPTRSKSVLSAFFVKQKTPKLKAGSVS